A single window of Neurospora crassa OR74A linkage group VII, whole genome shotgun sequence DNA harbors:
- a CDS encoding YagE family protein → MRSMVPIQRPAAVRGISGVVGLAGLTATGTSTRPQPPFHLTTSHSQQRRRTLFTSNSLLAQNGNEPSRPSPSPSSTTTTQKPSPAEDATTSQQQKSSAAQKRKLPLKNSLHRVAIVAQKGVPAKSTPASTAPEHTTEPDGRSTISAVCVAESFDMDAVVSLLTSHNFSLDPDNTGFDIHEVVHARGLNHGDIFVFPSGTIVTWALPPDVVDTLATRLLIPAAESPFVENKEEEDLEFTTDPTEEQSKVSGDVVVLGTRREVEAGDRLDTTLAKIAFSSGLARSTKLAVLESSLTRYLESTRHIPDQLSQGLKAPLSRELILQKTGELLNLRSQLNHYNDLTDALPDIFWDSEEKLETYYSKIGKALDVGVRIKTLNDKMTYAQEVVKVAQEVLDISEKMSSEKHSTRLEWIIIILIAIEVVFELRRLWMERFETHEDDVLRELRRIGDSLEALKVDGSKAVGSSSK, encoded by the coding sequence ATGAGATCTATGGTGCCGATTCAACGACCGGCCGCCGTCCGGGGCATCTCCGGCGTCGTAGGACTGGCTGGCCTCACGGCCACTGGCACTTCCACCCGACCACAACCACCTTTCCACCTCACCACTTCGCATAGCCAGCAACGACGACGCACTTTGTTCACCTCCAACAGTCTTCTAGCACAAAATGGCAATGAGCCTTCGCgaccctctccatctccctcttccactaccaccacccagAAGCCCTCTCCCGCCGAAGATGCCACGACATCCCAACAACAGAAATCCTCCGCCGCCCAAAAGCGCAAGCTCCCACTCAAGAACTCCCTCCACCGCGTCGCCATCGTCGCCCAAAAGGGCGTCCCCGCCAAGTCGACTCCCGCCAGCACCGCTCCCGAACACACCACCGAGCCCGACGGCCGCTCGACCATCTCCGCCGTTTGCGTCGCCGAGTCCTTCGACATGGACGCCGTCGTCTCTCTTTTGACCAGCCACAACTTCTCTCTCGACCCCGACAACACAGGCTTCGACATCCACGAAGTGGTTCATGCCCGCGGGCTCAACCACGGGGACATCTTCGTCTTTCCCTCGGGAACCATCGTAACCTGGGCCCTTCCCCCTGATGTCGTCGACACGCTCGCGACACGCTTGCTCATACCCGCTGCCGAATCGCCTTTTGTAGAaaacaaggaggaggaagacctCGAGTTCACCACCGACCCGACCGAGGAACAAAGTAAAGTCTCCGGCGACGTGGTCGTCCTCGGCACGCGCCGCGAGGTTGAGGCGGGTGATCGGCTGGACACCACCCTTGCCAAAatcgccttctcctcgggTCTAGCGCGCTCCACCAAACTCGCTGTGCTGGAATCCAGCCTGACGCGCTATCTCGAATCGACACGGCACATTCCCGACCAACTCTCGCAAGGTCTCAAGGCCCCCCTTAGCAGGGAACTCATCCTCCAGAAGACCGGTGAACTGCTGAACCTCCGCAGCCAACTGAACCACTACAACGACCTAACCGACGCGTTGCCGGATATCTTCTGGGACAGCGAGGAAAAGCTGGAGACGTATTACAGCAAGATCGGCAAAGCGTTGGATGTCGGGGTGCGGATCAAGACGTTGAACGACAAGATGACGTATGCGCAGGAGGTCGTAAAGGTGGCGCAGGAGGTGCTGGACATTTCGGAAAAGATGTCGAGTGAGAAACACAGTACGAGGCTGGAGTGGATCATTATTATCTTGATTGCGATTGAGGTGGTGTTTGAGCTGAGGAGGTTATGGATGGAGAGATTTGAGACGCATGAGGATGATGTGTTGAGGGAGTTGAGGAGAATTGGAGACTCCCTTGAGGCTTTGAAGGTCGATGGTAGTAAGGCTGTAGGCTCGTCGTCGAAATGA
- a CDS encoding mitochondrial carnitine/acylcarnitine carrier protein has protein sequence MAASAADVDSHDGQNAGLQTAKDLFSGAVGGIAQVLIGQPFDIVKVRLQTSTQYSSALTAAASIYKHEGALAFYKGTLTPLLGIGACVSIQFGAFHSARRFLEQRRAATDKSFIPGVSNLGYGEYYAAGAFAGVANSVISGPIEHVRIRLQAQPHGAGRLYSGPWDCVRKLSQQAGGVLPGLYRGEVVTVLREAQAYGLWFLAFEWLMNADAARNKIDRKEIPSYKIALYGGLAGEALWLGSYPLDVVKSKMQTDGFGAGQKYKSMRDCFAQTFRAEGMRGFWKGIGPTLLRAMPVSAGTFAVVEMTMRAIN, from the exons ATGGCTGCCTCCGCTGCCGATGTCGACTCCCACGACGGCCAGAACGCCGGTCTCCAAACGGCCAAGGATCTCTTCTCCGGCGCCGTTGGTGGTATTGCCCAAGTGTTAATTG GCCAACCCTTCGACATAGTCAAAGTCCGCCTCCAAACCTCCACCCAATACTCCTCCGCcctcaccgccgccgcctccatctACAAGCACGAAGGCGCGCTCGCCTTCTACAAAGGCACCCTGACCCCGCTCCTGGGCATCGGCGCCTGCGTCTCCATCCAATTCGGCGCCTTCCACTCGGCCCGCCGCTTCCTCGAGCAACGCCGCGCCGCCACCGACAAGTCCTTCATCCCGGGCGTCTCCAACCTCGGGTACGGCGAGTACTACGCGGCCGGCGCCTTTGCGGGCGTCGCCAACTCGGTCATCTCGGGCCCCATTGAGCACGTGCGCATCCGCCTGCAGGCCCAGCCGCACGGCGCGGGGAGGTTGTATTCCGGCCCTTGGGACTGCGTGCGCAAGCTCAGCCAGCAGGCGGGCGGCGTGCTGCCGGGGTTGTACCGGGGCGAGGTGGTGACGGTGTTGCGGGAGGCGCAAGCGTACGGCCTGTGGTTTTTGGCGTTTGAGTGGTTGATGAATGCGGATGCGGCCAGGAACAAGATTGACCGCAAGGAGATCCCGAGTTACAAGATTGCTTTGTACGGTGGACTGGCGGGCGAGGCGCTTTGGTTGGGCAGTTACCCGTTGGATGTGGTCAAGAGTAAGATGCAGACGGACGGGTTTGGGGCAGGGCAAAAGTATAAGAGCATGAGGGATTGTTTTGCGCAGACGTTCAGGGCTGAGGGCATGAGAGGATTCTGGAAGGGTATTGGGCCGACGCTGTTGAGGGCCATGCCGGTTAGTGCGGGAACGTTTgcggtggtggagatgaCCATGAgggctattaattag